From the Streptomyces pluripotens genome, one window contains:
- the yidC gene encoding membrane protein insertase YidC, with product MDTIASLFSFITTPVSWVIVQFHTVYGAIFGPDTGWAWGLSIVSLVILIRICLIPLFVKQIKATRAMQTLQPEMKKIQERYKNDKQRQSEEMMKLYKESGTNPLSSCLPILAQSPFFFALYHVLNGIASGQTIGVINESLLQSAQKAHIFGAPLAAKFLDSASTVEKLGASLTDVRVVTAIMIVLMSASQFYTQRQLMTKNVDTSVKTPFMQQQKMLMYVFPIMFAFFGIRFPVGVLIYWLTTNVWTMGQQMYVIHNNPTPGSKAQAAYLERLTKHVEHHGKVRRRSEKTIIKAIVAKGRDRNEFERKFVNSLNKVGLAAQADGSVVKSTAPAAVQTEDGVTTEATAVRRQQPKRQSKAQRQSGAPRQADDSPSLEKSDAPHAAKPAAAKQPQKPGSGTRSKAQSGQRKGGPQRPKSPSKK from the coding sequence GTGGACACGATTGCCAGCCTCTTCAGCTTCATCACGACACCCGTTTCATGGGTCATCGTCCAGTTCCACACCGTGTACGGCGCCATCTTCGGCCCCGACACCGGGTGGGCCTGGGGCCTGTCCATCGTGTCCCTGGTGATCCTGATCCGCATCTGCCTGATCCCGCTCTTCGTGAAGCAGATCAAGGCGACCCGGGCTATGCAGACGCTCCAGCCCGAGATGAAGAAGATCCAGGAGCGCTACAAGAACGACAAGCAGCGTCAGTCCGAAGAGATGATGAAGCTGTACAAGGAGTCGGGTACCAACCCGCTCTCCTCGTGCCTTCCCATCCTGGCGCAGTCCCCGTTCTTCTTCGCCCTGTACCACGTGCTCAACGGCATCGCCTCGGGCCAGACCATCGGCGTCATCAACGAGAGCCTGCTGCAGAGTGCGCAGAAGGCGCACATCTTCGGTGCTCCACTGGCCGCGAAGTTCCTGGACAGCGCCAGCACGGTCGAGAAGCTCGGCGCTTCGCTGACCGACGTCCGGGTCGTCACCGCCATCATGATCGTTCTGATGTCGGCGTCGCAGTTCTACACCCAGCGCCAGCTGATGACGAAGAACGTCGACACCTCGGTGAAGACCCCGTTCATGCAGCAGCAGAAGATGCTGATGTACGTCTTCCCGATCATGTTCGCCTTCTTCGGCATCCGCTTCCCCGTCGGTGTCCTCATCTACTGGCTGACCACCAACGTATGGACCATGGGCCAGCAGATGTACGTCATCCACAACAACCCGACCCCGGGCTCCAAGGCCCAGGCCGCCTACCTTGAGCGTCTGACCAAGCACGTGGAGCACCACGGCAAGGTGCGTCGGCGGAGTGAGAAGACCATCATCAAGGCGATCGTCGCCAAGGGCCGCGACCGCAATGAGTTCGAGCGCAAGTTCGTCAACTCCCTGAACAAGGTGGGCCTCGCTGCCCAGGCCGACGGCAGTGTGGTGAAGAGCACTGCACCGGCCGCGGTGCAGACCGAGGACGGCGTGACCACGGAAGCCACCGCCGTCCGGCGCCAGCAGCCCAAGCGTCAGAGCAAGGCCCAGCGCCAGTCCGGTGCGCCCCGGCAGGCCGACGACTCCCCTTCGCTGGAGAAGTCCGACGCACCGCATGCCGCCAAGCCCGCTGCCGCCAAGCAGCCCCAGAAGCCGGGCTCCGGCACCCGCAGCAAGGCCCAGTCCGGCCAGCGCAAGGGTGGACCGCAGAGGCCCAAGTCCCCGTCCAAGAAGTAA
- a CDS encoding protein jag, translating into MTEGTTSAAAEGADTLTRLEQEGEIAADYLEGLLDIADLDGDIDMDVEADRASVSIISDTGGRDLQKLVGRDGEVLEALQELTRLAVHRETGDRSRLMLDIAGYRAKKRSELSELGAKAAAEAKSSGEPVKLKPMTPFERKVVHDAVKTAGLRSESEGEEPQRFVVVLPA; encoded by the coding sequence GTGACGGAAGGCACCACCTCCGCTGCTGCCGAGGGCGCAGACACCCTCACCCGCCTGGAGCAGGAGGGCGAGATCGCGGCGGACTATCTGGAGGGTCTGCTGGACATCGCCGACCTCGACGGCGACATCGACATGGATGTCGAGGCTGACCGTGCTTCTGTGTCCATCATCAGCGATACCGGTGGCCGTGACCTGCAGAAGCTGGTCGGCCGGGACGGCGAGGTGCTGGAGGCGCTGCAGGAACTGACGCGCCTGGCTGTGCACCGGGAGACCGGGGATCGTAGCCGGCTGATGCTGGACATCGCGGGGTACCGGGCCAAGAAGCGGTCGGAGTTGTCCGAACTGGGGGCCAAGGCCGCAGCCGAGGCGAAGAGCAGCGGGGAGCCCGTGAAGCTCAAGCCGATGACGCCGTTCGAGCGCAAGGTCGTGCACGATGCGGTCAAGACCGCGGGACTGCGCAGTGAGTCCGAGGGCGAAGAGCCGCAGCGTTTCGTCGTTGTGCTTCCCGCCTGA
- the rsmG gene encoding 16S rRNA (guanine(527)-N(7))-methyltransferase RsmG produces MTEAAELPPAPEQARVVFGDRFADAVRYAELLAEAGVQRGLIGPREVPRLWERHLLNCAVLSEAVPEGVTVCDVGSGAGLPGIPLALVREDLNITLLEPLLRRTNFLTEVVELLGLDHVTVVRGRAEEVLGKLPPVHVVTARAVAPLDRLATWGIPLLRPYGEMLALKGDTAEEELKAAATALSRLGAVETSILHVGEGVVDPLSTVVRVEVGESPGGVRFAAKRAKAARTGRARRRR; encoded by the coding sequence GTGACGGAGGCAGCGGAGCTTCCCCCTGCGCCCGAACAGGCGCGGGTAGTGTTTGGCGATCGCTTCGCCGATGCGGTCCGCTACGCGGAACTGCTCGCTGAGGCGGGCGTGCAGCGTGGTCTGATCGGCCCGCGCGAGGTCCCCCGCCTGTGGGAGCGGCATCTGCTGAACTGTGCGGTGCTCTCTGAGGCGGTCCCCGAGGGAGTGACGGTCTGCGACGTCGGCTCCGGGGCCGGACTGCCGGGCATTCCTCTGGCCCTGGTCCGGGAAGACCTGAACATCACCTTGTTGGAGCCCCTGCTGCGACGCACTAACTTCCTCACGGAGGTCGTCGAGCTGCTGGGCCTGGACCATGTCACCGTGGTGCGTGGCCGGGCGGAGGAGGTTCTGGGCAAATTGCCGCCGGTCCATGTGGTGACCGCTCGTGCGGTGGCCCCGTTGGACCGGTTGGCCACGTGGGGGATTCCGCTGCTGCGTCCGTACGGCGAGATGCTCGCTCTCAAGGGTGACACCGCGGAGGAGGAACTAAAGGCCGCGGCCACCGCGCTCAGTAGGCTCGGCGCGGTGGAGACCTCCATCCTGCATGTGGGCGAGGGAGTGGTGGATCCGTTGTCCACCGTCGTTCGGGTTGAGGTCGGGGAGAGCCCGGGCGGTGTGCGGTTCGCCGCGAAGCGGGCGAAGGCAGCCCGGACAGGTCGTGCGCGCAGGCGTCGTTGA
- the yidD gene encoding membrane protein insertion efficiency factor YidD — protein sequence MKYPLLALIKLYQWTISPLLGPVCKYYPSCSHYGYTAIDRHGAIKGTALTAWRILRCNPWSLGGVDHVPPRKRPRWHEMLRNAWRARKGGPSAAEPATEAKPPSELPPSPAAETSSHVQGA from the coding sequence ATGAAGTACCCACTGCTGGCTCTGATCAAGCTGTATCAGTGGACGATCAGTCCACTGCTCGGGCCGGTGTGCAAGTACTACCCGTCGTGTTCCCACTACGGCTACACGGCCATTGACCGGCACGGTGCGATCAAGGGAACGGCACTCACCGCCTGGCGCATCCTCCGGTGCAATCCGTGGTCGCTCGGTGGTGTGGATCATGTTCCGCCGCGCAAGCGTCCGCGGTGGCACGAAATGCTGCGCAACGCTTGGCGCGCACGCAAGGGCGGGCCCTCCGCCGCCGAACCGGCCACCGAAGCGAAGCCTCCTTCCGAGCTTCCTCCGAGCCCGGCCGCAGAGACCTCGTCCCATGTCCAAGGAGCATGA
- a CDS encoding ParA family protein encodes MGGSVHREPEVEESESLRSDANIAGPMTDPVPGPRTESMGVDVSRETPPPMDDTSIGRAAQLAVGAVGRAGEVLPRPEQTRVIVVANQKGGVGKTTTTVNLAASLALHGGRVLVIDLDPQGNASTALGIDHHAEVPSIYDVLVESKPLADVVQPVPDVEGLFCAPATIDLAGAEIELVSLVARESRLQRAIQAYEQPLDYILIDCPPSLGLLTVNALVAGQEVLIPIQCEYYALEGLGQLLRNVDLVRGHLNPTLHVSTILLTMYDGRTRLASQVAEEVRTHFGDEVLRTSIPRSVRISEAPSYGQTVLTYDPGSSGALSYLEAAREIALKGIGVNYDASQAHLGTENDARMVEGIQ; translated from the coding sequence ATGGGAGGCTCTGTTCATCGTGAGCCTGAAGTCGAGGAGAGTGAATCCTTGCGGTCCGACGCTAACATCGCGGGACCGATGACCGATCCGGTCCCCGGTCCCCGTACCGAGTCGATGGGGGTGGATGTTTCACGTGAAACACCGCCCCCAATGGACGACACCTCCATCGGTCGTGCGGCCCAACTGGCGGTGGGGGCCGTCGGTCGCGCCGGCGAAGTTTTGCCACGGCCGGAACAGACCCGAGTCATCGTGGTCGCCAATCAGAAGGGCGGTGTGGGCAAGACGACGACGACCGTCAACCTTGCCGCTTCGCTAGCTCTGCACGGTGGCCGCGTTCTGGTGATCGACCTCGACCCTCAGGGCAATGCCTCCACAGCCCTGGGGATCGACCATCATGCCGAAGTTCCCTCGATCTATGACGTGCTGGTGGAGAGCAAGCCTCTCGCCGATGTTGTTCAGCCCGTACCCGATGTTGAGGGTCTCTTCTGTGCTCCCGCCACCATTGATCTCGCCGGTGCAGAGATCGAGCTGGTGTCCCTGGTGGCCCGGGAAAGCCGGCTGCAGCGTGCGATCCAGGCGTATGAGCAGCCGTTGGATTACATCCTCATCGACTGCCCGCCCTCACTCGGCCTGCTGACGGTCAACGCATTGGTCGCGGGGCAAGAGGTTCTCATCCCGATCCAGTGTGAGTACTACGCGCTGGAGGGCTTGGGCCAGCTGTTGCGTAACGTCGACCTGGTGCGGGGACACCTCAACCCCACGCTGCATGTGTCGACCATCTTGCTCACCATGTACGACGGCCGGACACGTCTTGCGTCCCAAGTCGCGGAAGAGGTGCGCACCCACTTCGGTGATGAGGTGTTGCGGACGAGCATTCCCCGCTCGGTACGCATCTCCGAGGCACCGAGTTACGGGCAGACGGTGCTGACGTACGATCCTGGATCGAGCGGCGCTCTCTCGTATCTTGAGGCAGCACGAGAAATCGCGCTGAAGGGCATCGGCGTCAACTACGACGCGAGCCAAGCCCACCTGGGCACCGAGAACGACGCGAGGATGGTGGAGGGGATCCAAT